The Salminus brasiliensis chromosome 8, fSalBra1.hap2, whole genome shotgun sequence genome has a window encoding:
- the rab5b gene encoding ras-related protein Rab-5B isoform X1, giving the protein MRGSGRKFPQPYDQLIDQQPKSWTSDSGLRFSPGARGERDRVRGCEHTSAVSREGDSETPSSAWVAVVRDTASPNPEPSPHHPSSTMSARASGRANGSLPQTKICQFKLVLLGDMAVGKSSLVLRFVKGQFDEFQETTIGAAFLAQSVCLDDTTVKFEIWDTAGQERYHSLAPMYYRGAQAAIVVFDITKPETFERAKAWVKELQRQASPNIVIALAGNKADLADKRLVEYEEAQTYAEDTGLLFMETSAKTAMNVNELFLAIAKKMPKTDTQNPTHAARHRGVNLQDPDAQSARSCCGN; this is encoded by the exons ATGCGCGGTTCTGGCAGGAAGTTCCCGCAGCCTTACGACCAGCTGATAGATCAACAACCGAAGAGCTGGACCTCCGACAGTGGCCTACGTTTCAGCCCGGGAGCGCGCGGCGAGCGGGACAG GGTCCGAGGCTGTGAGCACACTTCAGCAGTGAGCAGAGAAGGAGACTCAGAGACTCCGTCCAGCGCTTGGGTCGCTGTGGTCAGAGACACCGCTTCCCCAAACCCCGAACCCTCCCCTCACCACCCTTCCTCCACAATGAGCGCCCGTGCGAGTGGGAGGGCCAACGGGAGCCTGCCCCAGACCAAAATCTGCCAGTTCAAGCTGGTGCTGCTGGGCGACATGGCGGTGGGCAAGTCCAGCCTGGTCCTGCGCTTTGTCAAGGGGCAGTTTGACGAGTTTCAGGAGACCACCATTGGAG CGGCTTTCCTGGCTCAGTCGGTTTGTCTGGACGACACCACGGTGAAGTTTGAGATTTGGGACACGGCCGGGCAGGAGCGCTACCACAGCCTTGCCCCGATGTACTACCGCGGAGCGCAGGCAGCCATTGTTGTGTTCGACATCACGAAGCCG GAGACGTTTGAGCGAGCGAAGGCCTGGGTGAAGGAGCTGCAGAGGCAGGCAAGTCCCAACATCGTTATCGCTCTGGCGGGAAACAAGGCAGACCTTGCTGACAAGAGACTGGTGGAGTATGAG GAGGCTCAGACGTACGCTGAAGACACAGGCCTGCTGTTCATGGAGACCTCCGCCAAGACCGCCATGAACGTCAACGAGCTATTCCTGGCCATTG CGAAGAAGATGCCGAAAACAGACACTCAGAACCCCACGCACGCCGCCCGACACCGAGGGGTCAACCTGCAGGACCCAGACGCCCAGTCCGCCCGAAGCTGCTGTGGGAACTAA
- the rab5b gene encoding ras-related protein Rab-5B isoform X2 → MSARASGRANGSLPQTKICQFKLVLLGDMAVGKSSLVLRFVKGQFDEFQETTIGAAFLAQSVCLDDTTVKFEIWDTAGQERYHSLAPMYYRGAQAAIVVFDITKPETFERAKAWVKELQRQASPNIVIALAGNKADLADKRLVEYEEAQTYAEDTGLLFMETSAKTAMNVNELFLAIAKKMPKTDTQNPTHAARHRGVNLQDPDAQSARSCCGN, encoded by the exons ATGAGCGCCCGTGCGAGTGGGAGGGCCAACGGGAGCCTGCCCCAGACCAAAATCTGCCAGTTCAAGCTGGTGCTGCTGGGCGACATGGCGGTGGGCAAGTCCAGCCTGGTCCTGCGCTTTGTCAAGGGGCAGTTTGACGAGTTTCAGGAGACCACCATTGGAG CGGCTTTCCTGGCTCAGTCGGTTTGTCTGGACGACACCACGGTGAAGTTTGAGATTTGGGACACGGCCGGGCAGGAGCGCTACCACAGCCTTGCCCCGATGTACTACCGCGGAGCGCAGGCAGCCATTGTTGTGTTCGACATCACGAAGCCG GAGACGTTTGAGCGAGCGAAGGCCTGGGTGAAGGAGCTGCAGAGGCAGGCAAGTCCCAACATCGTTATCGCTCTGGCGGGAAACAAGGCAGACCTTGCTGACAAGAGACTGGTGGAGTATGAG GAGGCTCAGACGTACGCTGAAGACACAGGCCTGCTGTTCATGGAGACCTCCGCCAAGACCGCCATGAACGTCAACGAGCTATTCCTGGCCATTG CGAAGAAGATGCCGAAAACAGACACTCAGAACCCCACGCACGCCGCCCGACACCGAGGGGTCAACCTGCAGGACCCAGACGCCCAGTCCGCCCGAAGCTGCTGTGGGAACTAA
- the tbccd1 gene encoding TBCC domain-containing protein 1 has product MEACTASVWPRLEPFLLGALQVAPPSKLSMHYLRKMACYVRTREGCFPQLGWHMWRHIACGKLQLAEELAWLYFETFDLLVPRCPEEKLEWAEALSQSQSPRELDRQRSKLCVDTLQFLLFLYLQQLNRVSLRTSLIGEEWPSPRARSPSLSSDREAKTSSSNKNWDDQAHVTFVQTHLSEILELLSEPGELSGSGQALRDSQLPFEAVQALSLLLEGSASRGRTVHPVHRLLGRAPLQAQAGYSKLSRSYSLQQLQSWLRQTLTLNPFGMSTCLRSGKKLAWALQVEGAMKRAKIARNTHMAPPGSRVVLMSQVYKQTLAKDSEKLAGANVKLHRCSEAFIYLLSPLRSVTLDKCRNSTVVLGPVETSVHMQSCENVRLICVAGRLTVGASCHCTVHALTPTRPLLLPGNTALTLGPFHTHYPTLEDHMASVGLAVVPNLWDQPLLYAPDGPAPDPSCYRILAPEEFCPLVVPFQMEGDTCEVPGGLPPAYQQAVETRERRVQEWQRTVKDAHLNKEQRRQFQALVEQKFHEWLLETGQRQELDSLVPPAVAQSNPADRSQSTCSSEPSLQHQNDQASRQPAAAGRTSTVC; this is encoded by the exons ATGGAGGCCTGCACAGCCAGCGTCTGGCCCCGCCTGGAGCCCTTCCTACTTGGGGCGCTGCAGGTGGCCCCTCCGAGCAAACTGAGCATGCACTACCTGCGCAAGATGGCCTGCTACGTGCGCACTCGAGAGGGCTGCTTCCCGCAGCTGGGCTGGCACATGTGGCGCCACATCGCCTGTGGAAAGCTGCAGCTGGCTGAGGAGCTGGCCTGGCTGTACTTCGAGACGTTCGACCTGCTGGTGCCGCGGTGTCCCGAGGAGAAGCTGGAGTGGGCCGAGGCGCTGTCTCAGAGCCAGTCCCCACGCGAGCTGGACCGGCAGCGCAGCAAG ctgtgtgtggacaCTCTGCAGTTCCTGCTCTTCCTGTACCTGCAGCAGCTGAACCGCGTGTCCCTGCGCACCTCTCTGATTGGGGAGGAGTGGCCCAGCCCCCGCGCTCGCTCGCCCTCCTTGTCCTCAGACAGAGAGGCCAAAACCAGCTCTTCTAACAAG AACTGGGATGACCAGGCCCACGTGACGTTCGTGCAGACGCACCTGTCAGAGATTTTGGAGCTGCTATCAGAGCCGGGCGAGCTGAGTGGCTCAGGTCAGGCGCTGCGGGACAGCCAGCTGCCGTTCGAGGCCGTTCAGGCCCTGAGTCTGCTGCTGGAGGGCTCGGCCAGCCGCGGACGCACCGTACACCCGGTCCACCGGCTGCTGGGCCGCGCGCCCCTCCAGGCCCAGGCGGGCTACTCCAAACTCAGCCGCTCTTACTCactgcagcagctccagagctgGCTACGCCAGACCCTCACCCTCAACCCCTTCGGCATGTCCACCTGCCTGCGCTCGGGCAAGAAGCTGGCCTGGGCTCTGCAAG TGGAGGGCGCCATGAAGAGAGCCAAGATAGCCAGGAACACGCACATGGCCCCGCCAGGCAGCAGGGTCGTGCTGATGTCTCAGGTTTACAAACAGACGCTGGCCAAAGACTCAGAGAAGCTGGCCGGCGCTAACGTTAAGCTGCACCGCTGCAGTGAGGCTTTCATCTACCTGCTGTCTCCTCTCAG GTCAGTGACTCTGGACAAGTGCCGCAACAGCACGGTGGTCCTTGGCCCGGTGGAGACCAGCGTCCACATGCAGAGCTGCGAGAACGTGAGGCTAATCTGCGTGGCCGGCCGACTGACCGTGGGCGCTTCCTGCCACTGCACCGTCCACGCGCTCACCCCCACGCGCCCGCTCCTGCTGCCGGGCAACACAGCCCTCACTCTGGGACCCTTCCACACGCACTATCCCACCCTGGAGGACCACATGGCCAGCGTGGGCCTGGCTGTTGTGCCCAACCTGTGGGACCAGCCTCTGCTGTACGCGCCGGACGGGCCGGCCCCTGACCCATCTTGCTACCGCATCCTGGCCCCGGAGGAgttctgccccctggtggtgcCCTTCCAGATGGAGGGAGACACCTGCGAGGTGCCGGGGGGGCTGCCCCCAGCGTACCAGCAGGCTGTGGAGACCCGCGAGCGCCGGGTGCAGGAGTGGCAGAGAACGGTCAAGGACGCACACCTTAATAA GGAGCAGCGGCGGCAGTTCCAGGCTCTGGTGGAGCAGAAGTTTCACGAGTGGCTGCTGGAGACTGGGCAAAGGCAGGAGCTGGACAGCTTAGTGCCCCCGGCCGTCGCTCAGTCCAACCCGGCCGACCGCTCACAGTCTACCTGCAGCTCCGAGCCTTCCCTTCAGCACCAGAATGACCAGGCGTCCCGACAGCCAGCTGCGGCGGGACGGACATCCACAGTTTGCTGA
- the crygs2 gene encoding crystallin, gamma S2 — MSKMGRIVFYEDKNFQGRRYECDSDCTDFHAYLSRCNSIRVESGTWVVYERPNYMGYQYVLTRGEYPEYLRWMGLNDRLSSCKMIHFTSGTQYKVQLYDKADFAGQAFEATEDCPSVLDRYRLREVHSCKVLDGYWVFYEHPNYRGRQYFLEKGEYRKPVDWGAVCPTVQSFRRLTE, encoded by the exons ATGTCCAAGATGGGCAGG ATTGTCTTCTACGAGGACAAAAACTTCCAAGGCCGCCGCTACGAGTGCGACAGCGACTGCACCGACTTCCACGCCTACCTGAGCCGTTGCAACTCCATTCGCGTTGAGAGCGGCACCTGGGTGGTCTACGAGCGCCCCAACTACATGGGCTACCAGTATGTGCTGACCAGAGGGGAGTATCCAGAGTACCTGCGCTGGATGGGCCTCAACGACCGGCTCAGCTCCTGCAAGATGATCCACTTT ACAAGCGGAACTCAGTACAAGGTGCAGCTGTATGACAAGGCGGACTTTGCGGGTCAGGCTTTCGAGGCCACTGAGGACTGCCCATCCGTTCTGGACCGCTACCGGCTGAGGGAGGTGCACTCCTGCAAGGTCCTGGACGGCTACTGGGTCTTCTACGAGCACCCCAACTACCGTGGCCGCCAGTACTTTCTGGAAAAGGGAGAGTACCGCAAGCCCGTGGACTGGGGTGCCGTCTGTCCCACCGTCCAGTCCTTCCGCCGCCTCACCGAGTGA
- the lcmt2 gene encoding tRNA wybutosine-synthesizing protein 4, whose product MHEAPPATQKKLRQRVDAAVQGTNDSSVVSKVSAAAQGYFQDDLLRHFVCKVSRRAPLINRGYYIRWQAVDHCVKRFLKVTENCAGRQILSLGAGFDSLYFRLHAEGALERVVVFEVDFPDVTRRKAALINASDGLKDALPDWDCLVATGPVCVSSAQYKLLGVDVRNRSEVEEGLSAAGLQWERPTLVLSEVVLTYMETKWSDSVIGWAARTLPQALFVMYEQIRPDDPFGRVMQNHFLKLNSKIHALCPYPDTSAQTQRFLQQGWDECVCLDMNQFYFSLLSQEERERVENMEPFDEFEEWHQKCSHYFILSASKGSLTSPALLVPPKESPVPLIVPKLEGFSLAARPLAGAPCVEAVGMASSVLEPGLLLLSGGFGRGGRDTAAMALIREHTDWTRATVELQGDKGVRLYHTLTSVPGWGAVVTGGRTSPLNPIDRVLKLTCRLSDQPDSRTVLLSVEKMLCTGQAPKPRWRHTATLLNHGGKNYLFVFGGRSEKEPVLGDAHFLCLEDQHWTDVPLEGCFPEPRHSHSACAYRGGLVMFGGLGQGGVPLGDVTWLKASPTGFVWKQVQMQPALVPRYSHSAHVIGENLVVVGGVWLQADGVPGVAVINLTTGRSTEVNIDASSVPWPLMLHSFCSELLDPDGTEVVLIGGGGNCFSFGTHLNTHPVTLDLRPVLGH is encoded by the exons ATGCATGAAGCTCCACCAGCGACCCAGAAGAAGCTCAGGCAGAGAGTCGATGCTGCA GTGCAGGGCACCAATGACAGCAGTGTGGTCAGTAAAGTGTCCGCCGCAGCTCAGGGATACTTCCAGGATGACCTCCTCCGGCATTTTGTGTGTAAGGTGTCACGACGAGCCCCTCTTATCAACAG GGGCTACTACATTCGCTGGCAAGCTGTTGACCACTGTGTGAAGCGGTTTTTGAAGGTTACGGAGAACTGTGCTGGACGACAG ATCCTGTCTTTAGGTGCTGGATTCGACTCCCTCTACTTCCGGCTGCATGCAGAGGGAGCTCTGGAGCGGGTCGTGGTATTTGAGGTGGACTTCCCGGACGTCACCAGACGCAAGGCAGCCTTAATCAACGCCAGTGATGGTCTGAAAGATGCTCTTCCAGACTGGGACTGCTTGGTGGCCACCG GCCCGGTGTGCGTAAGCAGTGCTCAGTATAAACTGCTGGGTGTGGATGTGCGGAACAGGAGCGAGGTAGAGGAGGGTTTGAGTGCAGCTGGACTGCAGTGGGAACGTCCCACCCTCGTTCTCTCAGAGGTGGTGCTCACTTATATGGAAACCAAGTG gtCAGACTCTGTTATCGGCTGGGCAGCAAGAACCCTACCGCAGGCTTTGTTTGTGATGTACGAGCAGATCCGCCCCGACGACCCCTTCGGCCGGGTCATGCAGAACCATTTCCTGAAGCTCAACTCCAAAATCCACGCCCTCTGCCCGTACCCCGACACCTCAGCCCAAACCCAGAGATTCTTACAGCAG GGCTGGGATGAATGCGTGTGCTTGGACATGAACCAGTTCTACTTCAGTCTTCTGTCCCAGGAGGAGCGAGAGAGGGTGGAAAACATGGAGCCTTTTGATGAGTTTGAG GAATGGCATCAGAAGTGCTCTCACTACTTCATCCTCTCAGCCTCTAAAGGTTCTCTGACCAGCCCTGCGCTCCTCGTTCCCCCGAAGG AGTCGCCGGTTCCCCTGATAGTTCCCAAGCTGGAGGGTTTCTCCCTGGCAGCGCGGCCTTTGGCTGGGGCTCCGTGTGTGGAGGCGGTGGGGATGGCCTCCTCCGTGCTGGAGCCTGGACTACTGCTCCTCAGCGGGGGGTTTGGAAGAGGAGGCCGAGACACTGCAGCCATGGCGCTGATCAGAGAGCACACTGACTGGACTCGGGCTACTGTGGAGCTGCAGGGAGACAAAG GTGTGCGGCTGTACCACACGCTGACCTCTGTTCCTGGATGGGGGGCTGTGGTTACTGGGGGCAGAACATCTCCACTGAACCCCATTGACCGCGTACTGAAACTGACCTGTCGCCTGAGCGACCAGCCTGACTCCAGGACCGTACTGCTGTCAGTGGAAAAGATGCTTTGCACTGGCCAAGCTCCAAAGCCAAGGTGGCGGCATACAGCTACTTTGCTGAATCATGGAG GCAAGAACTACTTGTTTGTGTTTGGAGGGCGCTCAGAAAAAGAGCCTGTTCTTGGGGACGCGCACTTTCTGTGTTTGGAGGACCAGCACTGGACTGAT GTACCACTCGAAGGCTGCTTCCCTGAGCCTCGTCATTCCCACTCGGCATGTGCCTACAGAGGAGGGCTGGTGATGTTTGGAGGTTTGGGCCAAGGTGGTGTTCCTCTAGGAGATGTTACGTGGTTGAAGGCCTCACCTACTGGCTTTGTGTGGAAGCAGGTGCAGATGCAACCAGCCCTGGTACCAAg GTATTCCCATTCAGCCCATGTCATTGGTGAGAATCTGGTGGTGGTTGGTGGTGTTTGGCTCCAGGCAGACGGTGTGCCAGGGGTTGCTGTGATAAACCTGACCACTGGAAGGAGCACTGAAGTCAACATTGACGCT TCATCCGTCCCCTGGCCCCTCATGCTGCATTCCTTCTGCTCGGAGTTGCTGGACCCAGACGGGACCGAGGTGGTACTTATCGGTGGCGGGGGGAACTGCTTTTCCTTTGGGACCCACCTTAACACTCACCCTGTCACTTTAGACCTGAGGCCTGTGCTGGGCCACTGA